The following are encoded together in the Silurus meridionalis isolate SWU-2019-XX chromosome 2, ASM1480568v1, whole genome shotgun sequence genome:
- the map4k5 gene encoding mitogen-activated protein kinase kinase kinase kinase 5 → MHSYPRSSGDILRRNPQHDFELIQRVGSGTYGDVFKARKISTGELAAVKMIKLEPGDDFSIIQQEIFMVKECTHHNIVAYFGSYLCREKLWICMEYCGGGSLQDIYHVTGPLSELQIAYVCRETLQGLGYLHSKGKMHRDIKGANILLADNGDVKLADFGVAAKITATIAKRKSFIGTPYWMAPEVAAVEKNGGYNQLCDIWAVGITAIELAELQPPMFDLHPMRALFLMSKSSFQPPKLKDKIKWSSVFQNFVKVSLTKNPKKRPTAEKLLTHVFVGQSGLSRRIAVELLDKMNNPDNPPLYIDKDEDDLEPPHPPHTIRSAPNKDARAGKTRSEIDFDKLRFEPPLKKETEASSEMDVTRENDFSSQWSPFADGGISSRSLLKSVEEELFIRHGHMTPLEDVFEDVEKSTLKHVPPPLPPKPYPFSSSDEVGLNDGSSTIKRFPGSDNGLVQGPRRQSTPERGNRVEQLQHDLTSSVSSPGSLSQVQEHGEDSEDTLNGDTPKSPPGRLQKKEKKDFPKPAINGLPPTPKVLMGACFSKVFDGCPLKINCATSWIHPETKDQYLIFGTEDGIYTLNLNELHEATMEQLFPRRCTWLYIINNNLMSLSEGKTFQLYSHNLIGLFEQLKKPGLAAQFQTHRFPERILPRRFALTTKIPDTKGCHKCCIVRNPYTGYKYLCGALQYGIVLLQWYEPMQRFMLIKHFDFPLPNPLHVFEMLVVPEQEYPLVCVAVSQGTEPGQVVRFETINLNSCSSWFTEIGSGTCHSHTNLHVDAIHVTQLERDTVLVCLDKNLKIVNLQGKLKSNKKLSSELSFDFCIGSVVCLQDSVLAFWKHGMQGKSFKSNEVTQEICDPSRVFRLLGSDRVVVLESRPTDNPTALSNLYILAGHENSY, encoded by the exons GCTCGTAAAATCTCCACCGGAGAGCTAGCAGCTGTAAAGATGATTAAATTGGAGCCAG gaGATGATTTCTCAATCATTCAGCAGGAAATCTTCATGGTGAAAGAATGTACTCATCACAACATAGTGGCTTATTTTGGCAGCTACCTCTG TCGGGAGAAGCTGTGGATTTGTATGGAGTATTGTGGAGGTGGCTCACTACAGGACATCTACCATG tTACAGGCCCTCTATCTGAACTTCAGATTGCTTACGTGTGCAGGGAGACACTGCAG GGCCTGGGTTATCTCCATTCCAAAGGAAAAATGCACAGAGATATCAAG GGAGCAAATATATTGCTGGCCGACAATGGAGATGTCAAGCTAG CCGATTTTGGTGTAGCAGCCAAAATAACAGCAACCATTGCCAAGAGGAAATCCTTTATTGGCACCCCCTACTG GATGGCCCCAGAAGTGGCTGCTGTagagaagaatggaggttataatCAGCTGTGTGATATTTGGGCTGTGGGAATAACTGCTATTGAACTCGCGGAATTGCAGCCCCCCATGTTTGACCTGCACCCGATGAG GGCTTTATTCCTAATGTCCAAAAGCAGCTTCCAGCCTCCCAAGTTAAAGGATAAGATTAAATG GTCTTCAGTATTTCAGAATTTTGTTAAAGTGTCGCTGACTAAGAACCCAAAGAAGAGGCCTACAGCTGAGAAACTGCTCACG CATGTGTTTGTAGGTCAGTCAGGTTTGAGTCGCAGAATTGCAGTGGAGCTGCTGGATAAGATGAATAACCCAGACAACCCTCCTCTATACATTGATAAAGACGAGGATGATCTAGAG CCACCGCATCCTCCTCACACCATCCGTTCAGCCCCAAACAAGGATGCTCGAGCTGGAAAAACCCGCTCTGAGATTGACT TTGATAAGCTGCGATTTGAGCCTCCGCTCAAGAAGGAAACGGAAGCAAGCTCTGAAATG GATGTGACCAGAGAGAATGATTTCTCTTCTCAGTGGAGCCCATTCGCTGATGGAGGCATCTCCTCCAG GAGCCTCCTGAAAAGTGTGGAGGAAGAGTTGTTCATACG TCATGGACACATGACTCCACTTGAGGACGTTTTTGAGGATGTAGAGAA ATCCACTCTGAAGCATGTGCCTCCACCGCTTCCCCCTAAG CCATACCCATTTAGCTCATCTGATGAAGTGGGTTTGAACGATGGCTCTTCGACAATTAAGCGGTTCCCAGGCTCAGATAATGGCCTAGTCCAAGGACCACGAAGGCAGAGCACACCAGAGAGAGGCAACAGGGTTGAACAGTTGCAGCATGACCTCACCTCTAGTGTGAGCAGCCCTGGATCACTATCACAAGTCCAAGAACATG GTGAGGACTCTGAAGACACCCTTAATGGAGACACTCCTAAATCACCACCTGGTCGCCtacaaaaaaaggagaagaaagatTTTCCT AAGCCAGCGATTAATGGCCTTCCACCCACCCCTAAAGTGCTG ATGGGTGCATGTTTTTCAAAAGTGTTTGATGGCTGTCCACTTAAAATCAACTGTGCCACTTCATGGATTCACCCAGAAACCAAAG ATCAGTACTTGATCTTTGGGACAGAGGATGGCATCTATACATTGAACTTGAATGAGTTACATGAGGCCACCATGGAGCAG TTGTTCCCACGGAGATGCACATGGCTCTACATCATAAATAATAACCTCATGTCATTATCAG AAG ggaAAACCTTCCAGCTTTATTCTCATAATCTGATTGGCCTGTTTGAGCAGCTCAAAAAACCTGGACTTGCTGCACAGTTCCAAACACACAGGTTTCCTGAGAGAATACTGCCCAG GAGGTTTGCCCTGACCACCAAAATCCCTGATACAAAGGGCTGTCACAAGTGCTGCATCG TGCGTAATCCATACACCGGTTATAAGTACCTGTGTGGAGCGCTGCAGTATGGCATTGTTCTGTTACAGTGGTACGAGCCCATGCAGAGGTTTATGCTTATAAAG CACTTTGATTTCCCGTTGCCGAATCCTCTGCATGTGTTTGAGATGTTGGTAGTGCCGGAGCAGGAGTACCCccttgtgtgtgtagctgtcaGTCAAGGCACGGAGCCAGGCCAGGTTGTTCGTTTTGAAACCATCAACCTCAACTCCTGTTCTTCCTGGTTTACTGAGATCGGCTCAGGTACCTGTCACTCCCACACAAACCTACAT GTTGATGCAATTCACGTTACACAGTTGGAGAGAGACACAGTGCTTGTGTGTCTCGACA AAAATCTGAAGATAGTGAACCTGCAAGGAAAGCTCAAATCTAATAAGAAACTGTCTTCTGAACTCAGCTTTGACTTCTGTATCGGCTCAGTGG tatGTCTGCAGGACAGTGTTTTGGCTTTCTGGAAACACGGCATGCAGGGGAAGAGCTTCAAATCTAATGAG GTAACACAGGAGATTTGTGACCCGAGCAGAGTGTTCCGACTACTTGGATCGGACAG gGTGGTGGTTTTGGAGAGCAGGCCCACTGATAACCCGACGGCTCTCAGCAACCTTTACATCCTGGCAGGCCATGAGAACAGTTACTAG